In Quercus robur chromosome 11, dhQueRobu3.1, whole genome shotgun sequence, the sequence TACTCTCTTAGCACATGCAAAAACCACTTCACCTCTCCAATCTCTAGCAACCGCTGCAATGGAGGATTTATCATCTTTGAAAGCAGCATCAACATTTATTTTGATTGAATCTCTGGGTGGTTTCTTCCACCTTTGAACTTGTTTCGGCAATTGGAAGCCCAAATGAGTTGCTATGGGCATTTTGTGCTCACCTATGGACTTATCAACTTTCTGGCATAGCTCAATTGGATTAGTTTCTTTGCCTTCAAAGATAACTTGGCTTCTAGCCCTACAAATGTCTTCGCAAATGACAGCCCCAAACAATAAGAATTCATCCCTTTTAACTCCCACAATATTACCTTCAGCGGGAGGATTAAGGAAGAGCCCAATAAGATGAGAAGGAGAGTTTAAGTTCAGATTTTCTAACGTTAGTCCCCATTGGGAATTAAACCACACAGCTCTCGTAAAGGGgcaagagatagagagatgaagGCTAGATTCTTCAGCATCTTTGCAAAGAGGGCAAAGGACATCATCTAAATCATAGAGTCTGGCTAAACGATCTTTAGTAGGTAAGCAATTTGCAGCAATACGCCACAAGTACATTTTGAGCCTTTCATGGATTTTTGACTTCCAAATGAGACCGCAAGTTGCATCTTGGTTTATGGGAGGGCTAATGTTTCTACTTAACCGATAAGTTCGTGTACATTTTAATGCTATTACAGATCATCCTGTAcacaatttttgtaaaattttgatttctacACACTccacaataaattttgaacacttttgttttattttaacctTTGTTAGAACGATTAAGGCTTGTagtaatttattttggattccAACTTCAGAATAAGATGAAAATGTCAACATTTGACTGGGGATCAACTTGATCAAGTACACAGCGAGTCCAAGACCTTAGCAATTTGAGACCATTTTACTTTTTGGGAAAGTTACAATTTATCCTTGTCCCATCACAATTTAGTCAATAGATTTTCAGTACTGATATTTTgaattctaaatattttagattaaaaatgaaattattatagtTCCACCCAAATTTAAGTATTTTGCATTTTGGGACACAAATTTATCCATCAATTAGGATATATTATACTTCACCCTCTTGTTGTTTAGTCATCACAATATAACTCCCACAAAATTTTCGATATTCAATTTTGACAACCaaagtttggattaaaatgTATCCAAACTCACCAAATGTATATGCATGCGGGTCAAAAATTGTCTCCTTGCAAATGCACAAAATACCAGAGCCACCAGGCACCACATTTTGGGGAAGccataattttaacaatttgcaGTGGTCAAATCAAGAAGAGGCAAGAATAAGAAATTGCAATCTGCTAGAACTGCTGACACAGGTTTTCAATAATAACAAACATGAATAAAAAGGGTTCATGACTACATTTTAAGCCTAGATTGTAGCATCCGCCACTTAGCAGATGTTATAAAAGAGCAACAAGAATTCTTGTCCAGGTAAATAGACAAAAAGACTGGAAAAATGTGAAGAGAATGTCCTTAATCAGAAGAAACTTCAGCTTTGAGAGCCAATGGTTTCTTGTACATCAAGATTCGAGCCATTACCTGCGTCTGAATTCCCATCGACATTTCTTTCAGCTCCAGAAACTGATGGTTGTACAAACCCATTGGTTGGTAGCTGTGACTGGGTTTGTGGCTGTCCGTAGTAAGCAGGAGGATTTGTCCCATGATCATAATTGACTGGTGCAGGTGCTGGTTGAGGATACCCACCTTGTCCATACACTGGCTGAGTTGAAAGTGTAGGGGCTTGGACTCCTTGTTGCGCTTCAAAACCTGTTTGAGAGTAACCAGATTGATCATAACCTGTTTGAGCTGGTGCTTGGCCTGTGCTGCTTGGATATGCCCAATACCCAGCTTGAGGGTCAGCCACTGGCTGACTGTAAGCAGGTGGATAAGTAGATGATGGATGAGTAGTTTGGGAGGGAGTTCCATTCGGTTGTGGTGACACAGCAGGTGGTCCATATCctgattgtttctgctgctcaATAGGCAGAGGCTGACTTGAGAGGTTTTGTCCATACTGTGGTGGCTGCTGAGAGTATCCCTGGTCATAACCATAGTTGGTGGCTTGGGGTGTCTGACCGTAGCTGTAGCTAGGGTTTGGTGGAGCTGAACCCACGTGACCTTGTTGTGCATAATAACCATATCCAGTGCTTTGCTGAGATGGTTGAGACATGGATTGATTTGAATGATCCCAACCTGCTACCTGGGCAGTAGGATAGTTACCATAGTAAGCCGAAGTTGTATTATAAGGGTACCCATACTGAGCtggctgctgctgctgctgctgcatCAGAGGTTGTACTGGGGGAGCCCAACTAGGAGGAGGGTAAGCTGGCTGCATATAGCTATTGGCTCCAGATGGATTTACTATACGTTTCTGAAGAAAGCAAACCAGgtacaaaaaataaacacacagAACTAACCAAGAAGCAACAGTCCAGTAAATTACATGTTGAGGACTCAAACATGAAGATGGATGTTTTAGCATTTCTTTAGAAAGGTCTAGATGAATGCTCCAATGACTCGAACAAAACATCTCAACAACTAAGTTATAATAAGAATTGGAACATTAGCAGGGATGGCAGTTGTTATCTTGGTTCCAGCACAGTCATCCAAAGTTTAATTGTCATGTACTGGTCCCAAGTCTGCTTCTGAACAAATTCACGTGCAAGTAGGATTTAATCAGGAGAACAGTTTTGATATAGCCAGGATACAAATAGCTCTAATTGCATTAACTTTGAAGTAAATACATAAAAGATGACctcatcaaaaaataattattcttcctttttcttttccttttttcttttt encodes:
- the LOC126704609 gene encoding uncharacterized protein LOC126704609 → MSDEHEDPNLNAHSESVDGTKRKMEEDIQLAKQKAQEIAARLVGSAESKRPRLDDSSELAPLSSSASIPSFPVSFASQTAQYHGLQGTSKRISIPNGKVGVIIGKGGETIKYLQLQSGAKIQITKDAEADPYSLTRDVELTGTSEQISRAEQLIKDVIAETDTGASAPSPNQGLNIMQPGAEQFSMKVPNTKVALLIGKGGETIRTMQSKSGARIQIIPLHLPPGDTSTERTVYINGLTEQIDSAKELINDVINGKRIVNPSGANSYMQPAYPPPSWAPPVQPLMQQQQQQPAQYGYPYNTTSAYYGNYPTAQVAGWDHSNQSMSQPSQQSTGYGYYAQQGHVGSAPPNPSYSYGQTPQATNYGYDQGYSQQPPQYGQNLSSQPLPIEQQKQSGYGPPAVSPQPNGTPSQTTHPSSTYPPAYSQPVADPQAGYWAYPSSTGQAPAQTGYDQSGYSQTGFEAQQGVQAPTLSTQPVYGQGGYPQPAPAPVNYDHGTNPPAYYGQPQTQSQLPTNGFVQPSVSGAERNVDGNSDAGNGSNLDVQETIGSQS
- the LOC126705039 gene encoding uncharacterized protein LOC126705039, with the translated sequence MYLWRIAANCLPTKDRLARLYDLDDVLCPLCKDAEESSLHLSISCPFTRAVWFNSQWGLTLENLNLNSPSHLIGLFLNPPAEGNIVGVKRDEFLLFGAVICEDICRARSQVIFEGKETNPIELCQKVDKSIGEHKMPIATHLGFQLPKQVQRWKKPPRDSIKINVDAAFKDDKSSIAAVARDWRGEVVFACAKRVYSNLSLQAEAEAIKWALSLAKSIDAAAIIVESDSKGCVDALAPSGNQVPWRIRGLCNEILNLLSLIPGGHVAWIPRGANKAAHSLAKWSFVNNVFGSFDVGFSPSCFELIITDETLFSSL